A genomic segment from Drosophila miranda strain MSH22 chromosome 3, D.miranda_PacBio2.1, whole genome shotgun sequence encodes:
- the LOC117188409 gene encoding F-box only protein 39-like produces MSEMSVAARKGSAQLDVMQKAGWKIDENEKACYIDVDEDNDGTTEESKWCILPDLILEEIFTYLSPKERYYAGLVCRQWHRAFYLPTVWNNFGVDDRTLTRPKYNYYSGWQYCLDHMRTQNCLSRIGRHLRGIEFRPWHSFNNIFQFMTMLTWSMDKGKELNAEPQLVGMGRRIRSLVYHFPCNMSQPNDPEGIKLFGTGGQLLRGLKELLLRLTELHTLKLVDFVLERFEANHLLDEVVCSCCTKMRVLNLVNVTTMHCPIMHVGLFLNLQVLTISPQNIDDDVLSLLADTKLRHLYLLQNCYTPNHLTISACGVKAWRSLKKTNPLMRVHLRLENLVDGEVVLQPEAPVHSITYWAPQARVRADLLVRMIDHYKNTLAVYGHELLPRFSSPKPFHNRIDSLLVLMCRQCFNLDTLTIREKVSTATLLLVARTAKNLRHLNVRRFAVILRCDWPRHPEWSNEFHAWIRRNSRSYEAVEREISQILGYKWQLLSDREFKQLTLNAKSGA; encoded by the exons ATGTCTGAAATGAGTGTGGCAGCCCGCAAAGGCAGCGCCCAGCTGGACGTTATGCAAAAGGCTGGCTGGAAGATCGACGAGAACGAAAAAG CCTGCTACATAGACGTCGATGAGGACAACGATGGGACCACTGAAGAATCCAAGTGGTGCATTCTTCCGGACCTGATACTCGAGGAAATCTTCACCTACCTCAGCCCCAAGGAGCGCTACTATGCTGGCCTG GTCTGCCGCCAGTGGCATCGGGCCTTCTATCTGCCAACGGTTTGGAACAACTTTGGGGTTGACGATCGCACGCTGACGAGACCAAAATACAACTACTACTCGGGCTGGCAGTACTGTCTCGATCACATGCGCACACAGAACTGCCTGTCGAGAATCGGGCGTCACCTGCGCGGCATCGAGTTCCGGCCGTGGCACAGCTTCAACAACATCTTCCAGTTTATGACAATGCTCACCTGGAGCATGGACAAA GGAAAAGAACTGAATGCCGAGCCTCAGCTCGTTGGCATGGGTCGCCGGATACGTTCTCTGGTCTACCATTTCCCCTGCAACATGTCGCAGCCCAACGATCCGGAAGGCATCAAGCTCTTCGGCACTGGAGGACAGTTGCTGAGGGGCCTgaaggagctgctgctgcgattGACAGAACTGCACACTCTGAAGCTGGTGGACTTTGTGCTGGAGCGCTTTGAGGCAAATCACTTGCTGGATGAAGTCGTCTGCAGCTGCTGCACCAAGATGCGAGTGCTCAATCTGGTGAATGTGACCACCATGCACTGTCCCATCATGCATGTGGGACTGTTCCTCAATCTGCAG GTGCTCACCATTTCTCCCCAAAACATAGACGACGATGTGTTGTCTCTGCTGGCGGACACAAAGCTGCGGCATCTGTATTTATTGCAAAACTGCTATACTCCCAACCACCTGACCATCAGCGCCTGCGGAGTCAAGGCCTGGCGCAGCCTAAAGAAGACGAATCCGCTCATGCGGGTGCATCTGCGGCTGGAGAACCTCGTCGACGGCGAGGTAGTGCTGCAACCAGAGGCCCCAGTCCACAGCATCACCTACTGGGCGCCACAGGCCCGTGTAAGGGCTGACCTGCTCGTCCGCATGATAGACCATTACAAGAATACTCTGGCTGTCTACGGTCATGAGCTGTTGCCGCGCTTCTCCAGCCCCAAGCCGTTCCACAACCGCATCGACAGCTTGCTGGTGCTGATGTGCCGCCAATGCTTCAACTTGGACACTCTG ACCATACGGGAGAAGGTGTCCACTGcgacgctgctgctggttgctCGAACGGCCAAGAATCTCCGACACTTAAATGTGAGACGCTTCGCAGTGATTCTACGCTGCGACTGGCCCCGGCATCCGGAATGGAGCAACGAGTTCCACGCCTGGATCCGGCGAAACTCGCGCTCCTACGAGGCTGTGGAGCGGGAGATCTCCCAGATCTTGGGCTACAAATGGCAGCTGTTGAGCGACCGCGAATTCAAGCAGCTCACATTGAATGCCAAGTCGGGTGCCTAA